The following proteins are encoded in a genomic region of Nicotiana sylvestris chromosome 4, ASM39365v2, whole genome shotgun sequence:
- the LOC104240434 gene encoding annexin D5-like — translation MATLIVPPVLSSPRDDAMQLYKAFKGFGCDKKALINILAHRDATQRALIQQEYRAMYSEELTKRLAKELSGNLEKAVLLWMHDPAGRDAILVRRALSGDTIDLRAATEVICSRTPSQILHFKQLYHSMNGIYLEHDIELHASGDHKKLLLAFVSTMRYEGPEVDRATVDYDAKALFKAGEKKLGTDEKTFIRIFSERSRAHLAAVSAAYHSMYGRELKKAVKNETSGHFEFALLTILQCAENPAKYFAKELHKAMKGLGTNDTTLIRIVVTRTEIDMQYIKAEYQKKHKKSLNEAVHSETSGDYRTFLLSLLGPGH, via the exons ATGGCTACCCTGATTGTTCCTCCAGTTTTATCTTCGCCTCGCGATGACGCCATGCAACTTTACAAAGCTTTCAAGG GATTTGGATGTGATAAAAAAGCACTCATTAACATCCTTGCCCATCGTGATGCAACTCAGCGTGCTCTTATTCAACAAGAATACAGAGCTATGTATTCTGAAGAGCTAACCAAACGCTTGGCCAAAGAGCTTAGCGGTAATCTTGAG AAAGCAGTCTTGCTTTGGATGCATGATCCAGCTGGAAGGGATGCTATCCTAGTGAGGCGGGCTTTGAGTGGTGACACTATTGATCTCAGAGCTGCCACAGAAGTGATATGCTCACGGACTCCTTCTCAAATACTACATTTCAAACAACTTTATCATTCCATGAATGGTATCTACCTTGAGCATGATATTGAACTTCACGCATCTGGTGATCATAAAA AGTTGCTTCTAGCATTTGTAAGCACGATGCGCTATGAAGGCCCAGAAGTTGACAGAGCTACTGTGGATTATGATGCTAAAGCTCTTTTCAAAGCTGGGGAGAAGAAATTGGGAACTGATGAGAAGACTTTTATACGAATTTTCTCTGAACGAAGCAGGGCACACTTGGCTGCTGTTAGTGCTGCTTATCACAGCATGTATGGCAGGGAATTGAAAAAG GCTGTAAAAAACGAAACCTCTGGACACTTTGAGTTTGCCCTCTTGACTATTTTGCAGTGTGCTGAGAATCCAGCAAAATACTTTGCGAAG GAGTTGCACAAGGCAATGAAGGGCTTGGGGACGAATGATACGACTCTCATTCGGATAGTAGTCACACGAACTGAGATCGATATGCAGTATATAAAAGCAGAGTACCAGAAAAAGCATAAGAAATCTCTGAATGAGGCAGTTCATTCGGAGACTTCTGGTGATTATCGgacctttcttctatctcttctgGGTCCTGGTCACTAA
- the LOC104240433 gene encoding THO complex subunit 5B, giving the protein MEITMGEPGEILPEHKPEKSPYEVLQQSKASVEEIVSKMLSIKKESAPKSELRELVTQILINFVSLRQANRSILLDEDRVKGETERAKAPVDFTTLQLHNLMYEKSHYVKAIKACKDFRSKYPDIELVPEEEFFRDAPEEIKSSVMSKDNSHNLMLKRLNYELFQRKELCKLREKLEQKKKALQETIANRKKFLSSLPSHLKSLKKASLPVQHQLGVLHTKKLKQLQYAELLPPPLYVIYSQLMAQKEAFGENVELEIVGSVKDAQAVARQQANKDTGVSASLESSKVDDDIDEEDDGQRRRKRPKKIPSKESLEQAGIYQTHPLKVTLHIHDDEIQSTKLVTLKFEYLIKLNIVCVGVEGSQENPDNDILCNLFPDDTGLELPRQSAKLIDHSIVFDERRTSRPYKWAQHLAGIDFLPEVSPSLRGFETSNDETAKHAAVISGLSLYRQQNRVQTVVQRIRARKKAQLALAEQFDSLMNLNWPVLASRSVPWASHDPRCSLHAWVPLCPSPSQVSTLAVAEIEQVQLPTEVVVDGKSASSKEEVESTREDGELPSLVPVTSINDTNVTPNKRINFDPSTKLAFISKSASSPIIKGKSPSFKKYGDDADLILESDSEVDDTVQVGQDSNNTPGLAGFSDKSWVDCKVQEYCLVLTRKMDNEERKMKLESKIKISKEYPLRPPLFTLSLYEAIQSENFSMVDSSVWYNELRSMEAEVNAHIINAIPADEENLVLAHQVRCLALLFDFYAEDGESSSEKRKSTSVIDVGLCKPMTGQLVARSFRGRDHRKMISWKDSSCTPGYPY; this is encoded by the exons ATGGAGATAACCATGGGGGAACCCGGCGAAATACTACCGGAGCACAAGCCGGAAAAGTCTCCATACGAAGTTCTGCAGCAAAGCAAAGCTTCAGTTGAGGAAATCGTTTCAAAAATGCTGTCCATTAAAAAAGAAAGCGCGCCGAAATCTGAACTTCGCGAACTCGTCACTCAGATTTTAATCAATTTCGTCTCTCTACGTCAG GCAAATAGATCAATCTTGCTCGATGAGGATCGCGTGAAAGGTGAAACGGAACGTGCAAAAGCTCCCGTCGACTTCACCACGCTGCAGCTTCACAACTTGATGTATGAAAAAAGTCATTATGTGAAAGCTATAAAGGCTTGCAaagatttcaggtcaaaatatccTGATATTGAACTGGTTCCCGAGGAAGAATTCTTTAGAGATGCACCTGAGGAGATAAAAAGCTCTGTTATGTCAAAGGACAACTCACACAATTTGATGCTAAAGCGGCTCAATTATGAGCTATTCCAG CGCAAAGAATTATGCAAGCTTCGTGAGAAACTGGAACAGAAAAAAAAGGCTCTACAGGAGACCATTGCAAACAGAAAGAAGTTCTTGTCAAGTCTCCCGTCACACCTAAAATCACTCAAGAAAGCATCCTTGCCGGTGCAGCACCAACTTGGAGTTCTGCACACAAAAAAGTTGAAGCAGTTGCAATATGCAGAGTTGCTTCCTCCGCCTCTCTATGTTATTTATTCACAGCTAATGGCCCAAAAAGAAGCCTTTGGAGAAAATGTAGAGCTGGAGATTGTTGGTAGTGTGAAGGACGCTCAAGCTGTTGCCCGTCAGCAAGCAAATAAAGACACTG GTGTGTCTGCCAGCTTAGAGAGCTCTAAAGTTGATGATGATATAGATGAGGAAGATGATGGACAACGGAGAAGAAAGCGTCCCAAAAAGATACCCAGCAAGGAAAGTCTGGAGCAGGCTGGAATTTATCAAACTCACCCACTTAAAGTCACACTTCATATACACGATGATGAGATACAATCTACAAAACTTGTCACCTTGAAGTTTGAGTACTTAATTAAGTTGAATATTGTGTGTGTTGGAGTTGAAGGCTCTCAAGAGAATCCTGATAATGACATCTTATGCAATTTATTTCCGGATGACACAGGCCTTGAGCTTCCACGCCAG TCAGCTAAGCTAATTGATCATTCTATTGTGTTCGATGAAAGGAGAACGTCACGACCATACAAGTGGGCCCAGCATCTGGCAGGCATCGACTTTTTACCTGAGGTGTCACCATCACTTAGGGGTTTTGAGACTTCAAATGATGAAACAGCAAAACACGCTGCTGTTATCTCTGGTCTATCATTGTATCGGCAGCAAAATCGGGTGCAAACGGTTGTGCAACGGATTCGTGCTCGGAAAAAGGCTCAGCTGGCTCTAGC GGAGCAGTTCGACTCTCTAATGAACCTAAACTGGCCAGTTCTAGCCAGTAGAAGTGTTCCTTGGGCCTCACACGATCCTCGCTGTAGTTTGCATGCATGGGTCCCTCTTTGTCCATCTCCTAGTCAGGTTTCAACATTGGCTGTCGCAGAAATAGAACAAGTTCAGCTTCCTACAGAAGTTGTGGTGGACGGGAAATCTGCCTCTTCAAAAGAAGAGGTAGAAAGCACGAGGGAGGATGGGGAGCTTCCATCTTTAGTTCCAGTCACTTCTATAAATGATACTAATGTCACTCCAAATAAAAGAATCAATTTTGATCCGTCCACAAAGCTGGCTTTCATTTCAAAGAGTGCCAGCTCTCCAATTATAAAGGGGAAGTCACCAAGTTTTAAGAAATACGGAGATGATGCAGATCTTATTCTGGAATCAGATAGTGAAGTGGATGATACTGTGCAGGTTGGGCAGGATAGTAATAATACCCCTGGACTTGCTGGGTTCAGTGACAAGTCATGGGTGGACTGCAAGGTTCAGGAATATTGTCTCGTTCTGACAAGAAAGATGGATAACgaggaaagaaaaatgaaattggAATCCAAG ATCAAAATCAGCAAGGAGTATCCACTTAGGCCTCCTCTTTTCACATTGAGCCTTTATGAGGCGATACAGTCGGAGAACTTTTCTATGGTGGATAGTTCTGTGTGGTACAATGAACTTCGCAGCATGGAAGCAGAG GTCAATGCTCACATAATAAACGCTATACCTGCAGATGAAGAAAACTTAGTCTTGGCTCATCAGGTTCGTTGTCTTGCCTTGCTGTTTGACTTTTATGCTGAAGATGGGGAGTCATCGTCTGAGAAGAGAAAGAGCACTTCTGTGATTGATGTTGGTTTGTGCAAACCTATGACTGGTCAGCTTGTCGCTCGATCATTTAGAGGTAGAGATCATAGGAAGATGATCTCATGGAAAGACAGCTCTTGCACCCCTGGCTATCCGTACTAA
- the LOC104240432 gene encoding ABSCISIC ACID-INSENSITIVE 5-like protein 5 — protein sequence MGSNFNFKNFGNEPPGEGGSSVGGKQPGNFQLPRQPSIYSLTFDEFLSTTGGSGKDFGSMNMDELLKNIWNAEESQTMGGSGINGQEVGSVQSGNLQRQGSLTLPRTLSHKTVDEVWKDMSKEYGGGKDGNSIGVSATLPQRQQTLGEITLEEFLVRAGVVREDAQLAAKSNNVGGIFADLSYAGNNTGVGFGYQQANRNTGETGIQAANLPLNVNGVRTQQQLRAQQLQQQQPQPQQQQPQQQPLFPKQPALAYAAPMAIPNNGQLGSPGMRGGLVGISDPALNSNFVQGAALTGGGMGMVGLGAGAVTVATASPAVSSDGLGKSSGDTPSVSPLPYVFNGGIRGRKYSTVEKVVERRQRRMIKNRESAARSRARKQAYTMELEAEVAKLKEENEELQKKQEEMLEMQKNQVMEMMNLQREAKRRCLRRTQTGPW from the exons ATGGGGAGTAATTTTAATTTCAAGAACTTTGGAAATGAGCCACCAGGGGAGGGTGGAAGTAGTGTTGGTGGGAAACAGCCCGGGAACTTTCAGTTACCGCGGCAGCCATCTATCTATTCGTTAACGTTCGATGAGTTTTTGAGCACGACGGGAGGGAGTGGAAAGGATTTTGGGTCAATGAATATGGATGAGTTGCTAAAGAATATATGGAATGCTGAGGAAAGTCAAACAATGGGAGGGTCTGGAATTAATGGGCAAGAAGTTGGTAGTGTTCAAAGTGGGAATTTACAGAGACAAGGCTCTTTGACTTTACCTAGAACACTGAGTCATAAGACTGTTGATGAAGTTTGGAAGGATATGTCAAAGGAGTATGGTGGTGGAAAAGATGGAAATAGTATTGGGGTGTCAGCAACTTTGCCTCAGAGGCAACAGACTTTAGGGGAAATAACACTTGAGGAGTTCTTAGTTAGAGCTGGAGTTGTGAGAGAAGATGCACAGTTAGCTGCGAAATCGAATAATGTTGGAGGAATCTTTGCTGATTTGTCCTATGCTGGAAATAATACAGGAGTTGGATTTGGATACCAACAAGCTAATAGGAACACAGGTGAAACTGGTATTCAGGCTGCTAATTTGCCACTGAATGTGAATGGGGTTAGAACACAACAACAGCTAAGGGCGCAGCaactgcaacaacaacaaccacaacCACAGCAACAGCAGCCACAGCAGCAACCCCTTTTCCCTAAGCAGCCTGCTTTGGCATATGCTGCCCCTATGGCTATACCAAATAATGGTCAGTTGGGAAGTCCTGGAATGAGGGGAGGGTTGGTTGGTATTTCTGATCCGGCGCTCAATTCTAATTTCGTTCAAGGTGCTGCTTTAACGGGTGGAGGAATGGGTATGGTTGGTTTAGGAGCCGGAGCTGTTACTGTTGCAACAGCATCTCCAGCTGTTTCATCAGATGGACTTGGGAAGAGCAGTGGAGATACACCTTCTGTATCTCCACTTCCCTATGTCTTCAATGGTGGTATAAGAGGCCGAAAATACAGTACTGTGGAGAAGGTTGTTGAAAGGAGGCAGAGGAGAATGATAAAAAATAGAGAGTCAGCTGCCAGATCAAGAGCTAGAAAACAG GCATATACTATGGAGCTAGAAGCAGAAGTTGcaaaactaaaagaagaaaacGAAGAACTTCAAAAGAAACAG GAAGAAATGTTGGAAATGCAGAAGAATCAG GTTATGGAAATGATGAACCTTCAAAGGGAAGCTAAAAGGCGATGCTTAAGACGGACACAGACTGGTCCATggtaa